Within Deinococcota bacterium, the genomic segment GCGAGCCTGTTGTCCTCGATGGCTTGGCCGTAGTGGGTGGTGTTGGTCTCGCCCGAGCCCCTATAGAAGTTGCGCGCGCGCACCCTTTCGGGCGGCAGGCCCAGGTGCCGGGCGACGCGGTCCAAGACATCCTCGACGACCAGCATCCCCTGTGGGCCGCCGAAGCCGCGAAAGGCCGTCTGCGAGGTCTTGTTGGTCTTGCAGACCCAGCCTTGGACCTTGAGATGCGGACAGTAGTAGGCGTTGTCGATGTGAAACAGCGCGCGGCTCAAGACCGGCTCGGAGAGGTCGCTGCTCCAGCCGCCGTCGGAAAAGAGCAGCACCTTGAGCGCCTGCAGCTCGCCCTTTTTGCTGAAGCCCACCTCGTAGCGCCCCAGAAAGGGGTGGCGCTTGCCGGTGATGATCATGTCCTGGTCACGCTTGAAGCGGATGCGCACGGGGCGCCCGGTCTTATGCGCGGCCAGCGCGGCGATGGCCGCGACGGCGTTGGCCTGCGACTCCTTGCCGCCGAAGCCGCCGCCCATGCGCGGACAGGTGACGACGACCCGGTTCTTGGCAAGGCCGAGGACGCGCGCGACGATGGTCTGGGTCTCGGTAGGGTGCTGGGTGGAGGCGTGGACGTGGACGCTGCCGTCCTCCTCCGGCAGGGCCCAAGACGTCTGGGGCTCCAGGTAGAAGTGGTCCTGGCCGCCCATGAAGACCTCGCCCGAGAGCTTGTAGTCCGCCCTCTCCAGCGCCTCCTCGGCCTCGCCGCGCGCGATTTTCAGGCCCTCGGGGGTGTGGAAGGAGCGTTGCTCAATGGCTGCCTCCAAGCTGAGCAGGGCTTCCAAAGGTTCATAGTCGACGACGACCTCGGCCGCGCCGAGCCTGGCCGCCGTTTCCGTCTCGCCCACCACCCAGGCGACGGGCTGGCCCCAGTAGCGCACGTCCCCTGGAAAGAGGGGCTCGTCGTGGGTGTGCGGGCTCGAGTCGTTCTCACCCGGCACGTCCTCGGCGCCGAGCACGGTGACGACGCCCGAAACCCCGTAGGCGCCGCTCACGTCCAGGCGGGTAATCCGCGCCCGCGCGTGCGGGGCCATCACCGGCCAGGTCGACAGCATCCCGTCCGGCCGCCGCGCGTCGTCTACGTAGACCGCCCTCCCGCTGACGTGGCCGACGGCGCTCTCGTGGCCAACGGAAATCCCCGTGGGCTGGGACTTCGCCTTGCTAGTGTTGCTCACGCGCTCACCTCCCCCGGTTCGTTTCGGGGGGGCTCGTCTCAAGGAGGAACTTGTCGAAGAGGTTGACGACGAGCCGCCGCCGGTAGCCGGCGCTGCCGCGCACGTCGCTGAGGGGGGTGAAGCTGGCCTCGAGGAGGCGCCTGACCCCCTGAACCGTCTCCCCACTCCAGGGCTTGCCGACGAGCGCCTGCTCTACTGCCGAGGCGCGCGCCGGGGTGGCGGCGACGCCGCCGTAGGCCAGGCGCGCCTTTACGACCTCGTCGTTCTCGTCCAAGTCGAGCGCAAAGGTCGCGGCCACGGTGCTGATGTCGTCGGCGGGACGCTTCGAGACCTTGTAGCTCCGGTTGAGCCCGCGCACCGCGCCGGGAGCGAGCGTCATGGGAAGGCGCACGCTGGCGATGAGCTCGCCGGGCGCGAGCACGGTCTGCCTGTAGCCTGTAAAGAAGTCCGCGATGGGCACCAGCCGCTCACCCTCCGCTCCCAGCAGACGAACCTCGGCGTCATGCGCTAAAAAGACCGGCGCGAGGTCGCCGATCGGCGAGGCCGTGCCCAGGTTGCCGCCGATGGTCGCGCGGTTGCGAATCTGCCGCCCGGCGAAGAGGTGAAGCATCTCGTCCAGGGCGGGCAGTCTGCCCCGGAAGCGGACCATCAGCTCGCTCAGGGTCAGCCCCGCGCCCAGCTCGACATGATCCTCGGCCTCCTCGAGCCCCTTGAGTTCGGAAACGGCCTCGAGCGAGACGATCACCGGGAAGTGCCGGTGACGCCGAGCAATATCCAGGCCCAGATCGGTCGCCCCGGCCATGAGCTTGGCCGTCGGGAAGTCGCGCAGGTGCTTTATGGCCCCCTCGAGCGTCGTCGGCCTGAAGAAGTGCTGGCCGTTTACCTCGTAGGCGAGGGGCTTCAGTTCGGGAACGCGCTCTAAAGGTTTTAGAAAGGGGTCGTCCTCCCGCGGCCCTTCCAGGAGGGCCGCCGCCCGGCGGATCGCCGAGTAGCCCGTGCAGCGGCAGAGGTTGCCCTCGAGCGCGGCGTCCGTCACGCCGCCGTTATAGTAGGCTACGAACATGCTCATGACAAAGCCCGGCGTGCAGTAGCCGCACTGCGAGCCGCCCGTCCTCACCATCGCCTCCTGGACTGGGTGCAGCGTACCGAGCCGGGGCGAGAGGCCCTCGACGGTGATGAGTGCTCGCCCGGCGACCGAGCCGAGCATGATCAGGCAGGCGTTCACGGCCTGGTAGCCTGGCCGCCCGTCCGGCCCCCGGCCGAGCATAGCCACCGTGCAGGCGCCGCAGTCGCCGTCGCCGCAGCCCTCCTTGGCACCGCTCAGGCCGCGACGGCGCAAGAACTCGAGCAGGGTCGAGGTGGGGGAGACGCCCGCGACCCTCACGGCCTCACCGTTGAGGGTCATGCTGAACTCGTGGTCGACGCTCATCCTTCAGTTTACCGCTTTGCCCCAGCCTTGTCTGCAAAAAGGTCGTATAGCAGTACGGCTACGCATTT encodes:
- the xdhB gene encoding xanthine dehydrogenase molybdopterin binding subunit, whose amino-acid sequence is MSNTSKAKSQPTGISVGHESAVGHVSGRAVYVDDARRPDGMLSTWPVMAPHARARITRLDVSGAYGVSGVVTVLGAEDVPGENDSSPHTHDEPLFPGDVRYWGQPVAWVVGETETAARLGAAEVVVDYEPLEALLSLEAAIEQRSFHTPEGLKIARGEAEEALERADYKLSGEVFMGGQDHFYLEPQTSWALPEEDGSVHVHASTQHPTETQTIVARVLGLAKNRVVVTCPRMGGGFGGKESQANAVAAIAALAAHKTGRPVRIRFKRDQDMIITGKRHPFLGRYEVGFSKKGELQALKVLLFSDGGWSSDLSEPVLSRALFHIDNAYYCPHLKVQGWVCKTNKTSQTAFRGFGGPQGMLVVEDVLDRVARHLGLPPERVRARNFYRGSGETNTTHYGQAIEDNRLARVWQEVMEGARWDERRAEVARFNASHPHLKRGLAVTPVKFGISFTKTLLNQAGALVHIYLDGSVQLNHGGTEMGQGLHVKMKQVAARALGLPLAAVRVMPTSTDKVPNTSPTAASSGTDLNGQAVREACETLKARLAPIAAAMLGAPPDTLVFEAGWVYSEGGAEQRIGFGEVVKQAYAERVSLSATGYYATPTLHYDPAKGRGKPFYYFAYGAAVSEVELDGFTGMYTLRQVDIVHDAGESLNPLVDLGQIEGGFVQGLGWLTCEEVVWDESGRLLTFAPSTYKIPTIHEVPERFNVALLERAAQDGVIYGSKAVGEPPLMLALSVREAIRDAVAAFGEASQVPLASPATPEAVLRAIETVKATAPKTGKAKAGKALVPGD
- the xdhA gene encoding xanthine dehydrogenase small subunit; this translates as MSVDHEFSMTLNGEAVRVAGVSPTSTLLEFLRRRGLSGAKEGCGDGDCGACTVAMLGRGPDGRPGYQAVNACLIMLGSVAGRALITVEGLSPRLGTLHPVQEAMVRTGGSQCGYCTPGFVMSMFVAYYNGGVTDAALEGNLCRCTGYSAIRRAAALLEGPREDDPFLKPLERVPELKPLAYEVNGQHFFRPTTLEGAIKHLRDFPTAKLMAGATDLGLDIARRHRHFPVIVSLEAVSELKGLEEAEDHVELGAGLTLSELMVRFRGRLPALDEMLHLFAGRQIRNRATIGGNLGTASPIGDLAPVFLAHDAEVRLLGAEGERLVPIADFFTGYRQTVLAPGELIASVRLPMTLAPGAVRGLNRSYKVSKRPADDISTVAATFALDLDENDEVVKARLAYGGVAATPARASAVEQALVGKPWSGETVQGVRRLLEASFTPLSDVRGSAGYRRRLVVNLFDKFLLETSPPETNRGR